In Sphaeramia orbicularis chromosome 5, fSphaOr1.1, whole genome shotgun sequence, a genomic segment contains:
- the LOC115419941 gene encoding odorant receptor 131-2-like, which yields MPPSPGLDVWAVSGISWRPAWPSQENPNGTPTRDKQREVKKQARSYTEKQIIRQRYMGDRVAGGAGAYPSYLRAKNVSTPVRYRDSYSTAVAKNVTVVALGLIINYINGSLVHTFTKHQIFYMNPRYILFIHLVVNDMIQLTSSVNLFVLSYIFYKINASLCCVFMTFLVFTTYNSPLNLAVMAVECYIAICLPLRHAELCTVKRTYILIGWIWVLSVVTTLPDVFLILATEPIQSFFSTIVCARNNVFRHPFSILKRDLSDIIYLVCVWFTLFYTYFQIFFAAKAAKSAEGDAKKARNTILLHSFQLMLCMLTYVFHPIQKALLYLFPKNSINIIFSCYIISQILPRFVSPIVYGIRDRTFRQHLKKHLLWTVRQSI from the exons ATGCCACCGAGTCCGGGGCTTGACGTCTGGGCCGTGAGTGGAATCAGCTGGCGACCAGCATGGCCGAGccaggaaaaccccaacggaacccCAACTAGGGACAAacaaagggaggtcaaaaaacaggccaggtcatacacggagaaGCAGATCATAAGGCagcggtacatgggggacag GGTtgcagggggtgctggagcctatcccagctacctaagGGCGAAG AATGTGTCGACGCCTGTCAGATATCGAGACTCTTACAGCACAGCTGTGgctaaaaatgtgacagttgtgGCTCTTGGGCTTATAATCAACTACATCAATGGATCCCTGGTTCACACCTTCACAAAACACCAG ATATTTTACATGAATCCTCGATACATCCTGTTCATCCACCTGGTGGTCAATGATATGATTCAACTCACCTCATCAGTCAACCTATTTGTTCTAAGTTACATTTTCTACAAAATTAATGCTTCCCTCTGTTGTGTGTTCATGACCTTTCTTGTTTTTACCACATATAACTCTCCACTAAATCTAGCCGTCATGGCAGTGGAGTGCTATATTGCCATTTGTTTACCACTGCGACATGCAGAGCTCTGCACTGTTAAGAGAACATATATTCTGATTGGCTGGATCTGGGTATTGAGCGTAGTGACAACCCTACCTGATGTGTTTCTCATTCTGGCAACAGAGCCTATACAGTCTTTCTTCTCTACAATTGTCTGTGCACGAAATAACGTGTTTCGACATCCATTTAGTATTTTAAAGAGAGATTTATCAGATATAATTTACTTGGTTTGTGTTTGGTTCACCCTCTTTTACACTTATTTCCAAATATTTTTTGCTGCCAAAGCAGCTAAATCAGCTGAAGGAGATGCAAAGAAGGCCAGAAACACCATCCTGCTTCATAGTTTTCAGTTAATGTTGTGTATGCTGACCTATGTCTTCCACCCAATACAAAAGGCTCTGTTGTATTTGTTCCCTAAAAATAGTATAAATATTATCTTTTCTTGCTATATCATCTCTCAGATCCTCCCCAGGTTTGTCAGCCCTATTGTATACGGAATACGAGACAGGACATTTAGACAGCACTTGAAAAAACATCTGCTATGGACTGTGAGACAAAGCATTTAA
- the LOC115419940 gene encoding odorant receptor 131-2-like, giving the protein MNLSSVNGTLSPWIPSAFFRIAVTNNMIVTILCLSINYINGTLVYTFRKHQIFNTNPRYILFIHLVINDIIQLVLSTSLYILSYAFRTIYVPICLILLVVSILTTLNTPLNLAAMAVECYIAICIPLRHGQICTIRKTYILIGLIWAMSFASILPDVVILLASEPLQFFYSRVVCDRDPVFSSAYSRKKRDISHIIFLVLVWLTLLYSYFRILFAAKEATRGMKKARKTILLHGFQLLLCMLTYIRPMFLAGLFHFFPTQHRAIYFASYVIINILPRFISPIVYGLRDQTFRQHVIRYLLCKVSISF; this is encoded by the exons ATGAATTTATCATCTGTTAATGGTACTTTGAGTCCTTGGATCCCATCGGCGTTCTTCAGGATAGCTGTGACAAATAACATGATAGTCACAATCCTCTGCCTCTCTATAAACTATATCAATGGAACCTTGGTATACACCTTCAGAAAGCATCAG ATCTTCAATACCAACCCACGTTACATTCTGTTCATCCACCTGGTGATAAATGACATTATACAGCTGGTCCTCTCAACATCCCTCTACATCCTCAGCTACGCTTTCCGTACCATCTATGTGCCAATCTGCCTCATTCTGCTGGTCGTATCCATTCTCACCACTCTCAACACCCCTCTAAATCTGGCAGCCATGGCAGTCGAGTGCTACATTGCCATCTGCATCCCCCTCCGACATGGCCAGATCTGCACCATCAGGAAAACGTACATTCTAATTGGTTTGATCTGGGCTATGAGTTTTGCTTCCATCCTACCAGATGTTGTCATTCTTTTGGCCTCAGAGCCCCTGCAGTTTTTCTATTCTAGGGTGGTATGTGACAGAGATCCAGTCTTCTCAAGTGCCTACAGCCGTAAGAAGAGGGATATATCACACATTATTTTTCTTGTGCTGGTATGGCTCACACTGCTCTACTCCTACTTCAGAATTCTGTTTGCTGCCAAGGAGGCAACGAGAGGAATGAAAAAAGCCAGGAAAACAATTCTCCTCCATGGTTTTCAGCTGCTTTTATGTATGCTCACTTACATACGACCCATGTTTCTAGCGGGCCTTTTCCACTTTTTTCCCACTCAACACCGGGCCATATATTTTGCAAGCTATGTCATTATCAACATCTTGCCACGGTTTATTAGTCCCATAGTCTACGGGCTAAGAGACCAGACCTTCAGACAACATGTAATAAGATATCTACTCTGTAAAGTGAGCATAAGCTTCTAG